From Ignavibacterium sp.:
TATTCCAAATTGAGTGTAGTATGTATCAACAACATTTCCATCGACACGCACAGTAATTTTCATAATGTAGAGATTAGGATTCTTTGGGCTCCAAAGCTGAGGATTATTAACAATTAAATTGGTGCGCCATGCTTTTACTGAATCACTTTTGATTAAAATAGTATTCTGAGTTTGACCAGAAACTGATGCAGGTGTTCCAACTAAATCCGATGCTCTTTCACTGCTGATGTTCGTTTCATTTATTTCAGCATTAAATACCTCAATTGTTACTTCAGCATTCTTATCTGAAGTTGATTTGTTATTCAACACTACCGTTGTCTGAATCTGACCATTTATATCAAGTGGTACAACATCAGTTCTTATTACGGAAACAGGTTCACTTATCTCCAGATAAACATCGTGAATAATTCCTGTATAGTTAAACCAATCACATTGAGTGTACGGAACAATATCATTTCTTGTTCCCCAGGCAGGATTATCAACTCTTACGGCAATAACATTATTCCCACCATAGTTTAAAATTTGAGAAACATCAAATGCAAAAGAAGTATAACCGCCTTCGTGATAACCAACATAAACATCATTAACCCAAACATCTGCTACATAGTTTACTGCATAGAAAATCAGTTTTACAAACTTACCGTTTAATGAATCAGGAACTGAAAAATTTCTTCTGTACCAGACACCATCCTGATAATATTCAGGAACAGCAGGATATACATTCATTTGATTTTCTACCGAAGGAAGGATTTTATTCTCCCAACTATTATCATCATAAGTTGAACTTTGTCTTCCCTGAGCTTCAATCAATAAATTCTGATATCCAACCGAATCTCTTTTAGCCAATGTGATGTTGTCGTTCGCAGAAAATCTCTGCTTCTTCCACTGACCTGCAAGATTAATTATTGTTCTGTTTTGTTTTTCAAATGTTGGAACGGGCATTCCGTATTGGAAAGGAATTTTAATTCCGTCAACTGTCTTTAAGGAAAAAGTTGCTTCAAGAGATGCAACCTGAGAGAACAAATTTGATGAAATGAATAATGAAACTATGAAGATTAAAAGCAATGAAGTAATCTTATTTGACATAGCATTCCTGGATTTTTTCTGAATTAATTTTTTGCTAAGTCAATATTGATACCATTTGACAGTAAATGAATTTTACTTTGAAACGAGTTAAAAATTTGGTTGGGACTTCCTGAAATTATTAAAGTGATAAATGAGGCTTTATTAAAATAATAACCTACTATAAAATTATTCTGTGGTTTTCAATCCCAGCTCTTTTGCCATTCTGTGATAATTCGGTGGCGCAAGTCCTAATTTTCTTGCTGCTTCAGTATCTGAATTCGAATTCATTCTTACAAATCTGAAATATCTTTCACGAATTAACTTTTCAAAATCTTTCAATGGAAGAATGCTACCCGGATTGAAAAGGTCGACAAGATTTGAATCAACCTGACCTTGGGACAATTCTCCAACGCCAATTGCTCTTCTTGCAAGCGCTGGTGTAACTACAGATTCAGCATGAAATAAAATCCGCTGAACAACATTTTTCAGTTCCCGAACATTTCCGGGCCAATCATAATTCAGAAATACTTTAAGAGTTTCTTCCGGTATTTCCGGTTTCTCCCTTCCCATATCAACACTTATGTTCGAAAGGAAATAATCAACCAGTAAAGGAATATCAGAAGCTCGTTTTTTCAAGTCCGGAACAAAGATTGGCAATACATTTAATCGATAATAAAGATCCTCTCTGAATCTTTTTTCTTTAACTTCTTCTTCGATGTTTCTGTTTGTTGCTGCAATTATTCGTACATCAACTTTTATTTTTTCTGTTCTTCCGATTTTTTCAATTTCACCATCCTGAATCACTCTCAATAATTTTACCTGTGCACTCAAAGGCAACTCAGTAACTTCATCAAGAAAAATTGTTCCGTGATGAGCTATTTCAAATAATCCTGGTTTCTTTTTATCAGCTCCGGTAAAAGCCCCCTTTTCATAACCAAACAGTTCACTTTCTACCAATTGACTTGGCAAACTGCCGCAATTTATAATCACAAAGTTTTCATATTTCCTGTCGCTTCGGTAATGAATATTGTAAGCAACTAATTCTTTTCCCGTTCCAGATGCACCGCGAATCAAAGTATTAACATTACTTTTGGCAAATCTGTTAATCTCCTCTTTCAATTCTTTCATTATCGGTGATTCACCAATAATCTGTTTTTGAAAAAGAATATCCTCAACATTTCTTCTCAGCTTTAACTGCGAACGATATCTTTCTCTTTCTAAGAGTGATTTTTCGTAAGCATTAAAAAGACTCATTAAAAAATCTGTTGGCTGATAAATATAGTCTTCAATATCGCCGGGATATTTTGTGCAGTACCAAAATGCTCCTGCTTTTATAAGTTTATTTGCAAAATTGTAATCAGAAATGTTGACTGTCATTTTAGTAATGACAATAATCTGAACAGTACTATCAATTTCCTTAATCCTCTGAATTAAAGATTCTCCCATTAATCCACCGGCAATCTGAT
This genomic window contains:
- a CDS encoding sigma-54 dependent transcriptional regulator; protein product: MIFEEKNINILLIEDEEFDVRRVKNTISPFSSRIRIIETVSNGKAAVEFLQSNKGDVDVVIMDYQIAGGLMGESLIQRIKEIDSTVQIIVITKMTVNISDYNFANKLIKAGAFWYCTKYPGDIEDYIYQPTDFLMSLFNAYEKSLLERERYRSQLKLRRNVEDILFQKQIIGESPIMKELKEEINRFAKSNVNTLIRGASGTGKELVAYNIHYRSDRKYENFVIINCGSLPSQLVESELFGYEKGAFTGADKKKPGLFEIAHHGTIFLDEVTELPLSAQVKLLRVIQDGEIEKIGRTEKIKVDVRIIAATNRNIEEEVKEKRFREDLYYRLNVLPIFVPDLKKRASDIPLLVDYFLSNISVDMGREKPEIPEETLKVFLNYDWPGNVRELKNVVQRILFHAESVVTPALARRAIGVGELSQGQVDSNLVDLFNPGSILPLKDFEKLIRERYFRFVRMNSNSDTEAARKLGLAPPNYHRMAKELGLKTTE